The following coding sequences are from one Candidatus Baltobacteraceae bacterium window:
- a CDS encoding glycosyltransferase: MTTRARSVRPGVRNGVRPSNDLPFGLPHPPTDWNQKPAGVSLCMIVRNEERFLDRCLASVAKLVDEINIVDTGSSDRTVEIALRYGARIEHREWRNDFAWARNESLTMATRRWVLQLDADEEILPETADVLRRLRNVPAYLTALWVRCMNQSDQYHGGGQLSHVITRLFPNHDRIRFSQPIHEFISLDGSPRGIDAVASPLKIVHYGYMAEIVALRDKHARNLEIIEAAIKNDDRDAYHWYNLGVTTFLGGDNLRAVDAFERMWERCKDELRGFTPNGLQIWADTCSERLNDPQRGLELATLCLRHAPNYANGHFSAGKALMMLGRYEESRAMYEAAIADAPHNAAQFVVDDEVSAWKAHSEIGATYALQGDQTAALQWFDRGLANRPTIGPLRLNRARVLERLGRLPEAEAEFRGLFEEVADEPTIISFVNFLLAHDKETEALACIESSHAKVGREAAITLLIAAAAVEQKLGSGDGERHLRMALELAPGRAEILNPLEVLYTQRGDLRSVEELRAAERATAAEHAADFLRRSKLALATSEFDRALEIALEGLRAHASDAALAYNAAIALVNLNRKVEALPYLETIRAESGSVFIQGKYLEAVLLRELGHHGQALESVDEVLRQDGDQLDATLLRSGILEQLGREVEAELALVVAMPRSKQRIAVELAGLYLRTGRVPEAKRVAEEALL; this comes from the coding sequence ATGACTACCCGTGCACGCTCGGTGCGTCCCGGTGTTCGCAATGGCGTGCGACCCAGCAACGATTTACCGTTCGGACTCCCCCACCCGCCGACCGACTGGAATCAAAAACCGGCGGGTGTGAGTCTGTGCATGATCGTTCGAAACGAGGAGCGGTTCCTCGATCGGTGCCTGGCCAGCGTTGCGAAGCTCGTCGACGAGATCAATATCGTCGATACCGGATCCTCAGACCGGACGGTGGAGATCGCGCTGCGTTACGGGGCGCGAATCGAACATCGCGAGTGGCGAAACGATTTTGCCTGGGCGCGAAACGAGTCGCTAACGATGGCGACCCGGCGATGGGTTCTGCAGCTCGACGCCGACGAGGAGATTCTCCCGGAGACGGCAGACGTGCTGCGTCGTCTGAGGAACGTTCCGGCATATTTGACAGCGCTCTGGGTCCGCTGCATGAATCAGTCCGATCAATATCATGGGGGCGGCCAACTCTCGCACGTCATCACGCGTCTGTTTCCAAATCACGATCGCATTCGCTTCAGCCAGCCGATCCACGAATTTATCAGCCTCGACGGCAGCCCGCGTGGAATCGACGCCGTCGCCTCGCCGCTGAAGATCGTGCACTACGGATACATGGCCGAAATCGTCGCGCTGCGCGACAAGCACGCTCGAAATCTCGAAATCATCGAGGCGGCCATCAAGAACGACGATCGGGATGCGTACCACTGGTACAATCTGGGCGTCACGACATTTCTTGGCGGAGACAATCTGCGGGCCGTCGATGCCTTCGAGCGGATGTGGGAGCGTTGTAAGGACGAGTTGCGGGGCTTTACTCCCAACGGGCTTCAAATCTGGGCGGACACGTGCTCGGAGCGCCTCAACGATCCGCAGCGCGGCCTCGAGCTTGCGACGCTCTGCCTGCGCCACGCGCCGAACTACGCGAACGGACATTTTTCCGCCGGGAAAGCGCTCATGATGCTCGGGCGATACGAGGAGTCGCGCGCGATGTACGAGGCGGCGATCGCGGATGCTCCGCACAACGCGGCGCAATTCGTGGTCGACGACGAGGTCTCGGCCTGGAAGGCGCATTCGGAGATCGGCGCGACGTACGCCCTGCAAGGCGATCAGACTGCGGCGCTGCAATGGTTCGATCGAGGATTAGCCAATCGGCCCACGATCGGTCCGTTGCGTCTCAATCGTGCTCGCGTTCTAGAACGGCTGGGGCGTCTTCCCGAAGCCGAGGCGGAGTTTCGCGGTCTTTTTGAAGAAGTCGCGGACGAACCGACGATTATCAGCTTCGTCAATTTTCTCCTCGCGCACGACAAGGAAACCGAAGCGCTCGCGTGCATCGAGTCATCGCACGCGAAGGTTGGCCGCGAGGCGGCCATCACGCTGCTGATCGCGGCGGCAGCCGTCGAGCAGAAGCTGGGGTCCGGAGACGGCGAACGCCACTTGCGAATGGCCTTGGAGCTGGCCCCAGGCCGAGCCGAAATCCTCAATCCGCTGGAAGTTCTTTATACGCAACGCGGCGATCTTCGATCAGTCGAGGAACTGCGCGCGGCCGAACGCGCGACGGCGGCAGAACATGCGGCGGATTTTCTTCGGCGATCGAAATTGGCTCTCGCGACGAGCGAGTTCGATCGCGCCCTTGAAATCGCCCTGGAGGGTTTGCGTGCCCATGCATCCGATGCGGCCCTGGCCTACAACGCCGCGATCGCCCTTGTGAATCTTAACCGGAAAGTGGAGGCCTTACCCTACCTCGAAACGATCCGCGCCGAGTCGGGCTCGGTATTCATCCAAGGCAAATATCTGGAAGCCGTGCTGCTGCGCGAATTAGGGCATCACGGGCAGGCGCTGGAGTCGGTTGACGAAGTCCTACGGCAGGACGGCGATCAACTGGATGCCACGCTGCTGCGTTCGGGCATTTTGGAACAGCTGGGGCGCGAAGTCGAAGCCGAATTAGCTCTCGTCGTCGCAATGCCGCGCTCGAAACAACGGATCGCCGTCGAGCTTGCCGGCCTCTACCTACGGACGGGCCGCGTTCCCGAGGCAAAGCGGGTCGCCGAAGAGGCGCTCCTGTGA